A stretch of Microbulbifer sp. SAOS-129_SWC DNA encodes these proteins:
- a CDS encoding energy transducer TonB, translated as MDRAYLLQSNPPENSLLPALGRSLQFGRNLALASLVTVALVLGMSQLIDRDYRAPDNGGTIRVQGVVLPELKRTPPRFEPPVKPVDPADPPPVPPVETKVHKVLLPTLVAPPPPVDPGVGDNVSYRDPIPVFKPAPRYPRIALQRGIEGYVVVEFTITKTGSVRDVRAVAGYDGAGNPTEMFNRSAVAAAARFKYQPQIRDGEAVERHGVRNRITYEIAE; from the coding sequence ATGGATAGAGCTTATCTGCTGCAATCCAATCCTCCCGAAAACAGTCTGTTGCCCGCCCTGGGCAGAAGCCTGCAATTCGGCCGCAATCTCGCCCTTGCATCGCTGGTCACGGTGGCGCTGGTGCTGGGTATGAGTCAACTGATCGACCGCGACTACCGCGCACCGGATAACGGCGGCACTATCCGGGTCCAGGGCGTGGTACTGCCAGAACTGAAGCGGACCCCGCCGCGCTTCGAGCCGCCGGTGAAACCGGTGGATCCGGCCGATCCACCGCCAGTCCCACCGGTCGAGACCAAGGTACACAAGGTTCTGCTGCCCACGCTGGTCGCACCCCCGCCGCCGGTGGATCCCGGCGTCGGCGATAACGTCAGCTATCGGGATCCTATCCCGGTCTTCAAACCGGCACCGCGCTATCCGCGCATTGCCTTGCAGCGGGGCATCGAGGGCTATGTGGTGGTGGAGTTCACGATCACCAAAACCGGCAGCGTGCGCGATGTGCGCGCAGTAGCCGGCTACGACGGTGCCGGAAACCCCACTGAAATGTTCAATCGTTCTGCGGTGGCCGCGGCGGCGCGCTTCAAATACCAGCCGCAGATCCGCGACGGTGAAGCGGTAGAGCGCCACGGCGTACGCAACCGCATCACCTACGAAATCGCGGAGTAG